In a genomic window of Strix aluco isolate bStrAlu1 chromosome 3, bStrAlu1.hap1, whole genome shotgun sequence:
- the COX20 gene encoding cytochrome c oxidase assembly protein COX20, mitochondrial: MADEGDSEPRKSFKLLGFLDVKSVPCARESVLYGSVGSLVVGLGHFLATSRVRRSCDFAVGGFICTMLGYWFYCRYNLAQQRIRQRMLKEGMRNRILFEGSSLDPERKLTGNERSDS, from the exons ATGGCGGACGAGGGCGACTCTGAGCCGAGGAAG TCCTTTAAACTCCTAGGATTTCTTGATGTTAAAAGTGTCCCATGTGCACGAGAATCAGTGCTGTATGGCTCCGTGGGATCTTTAGTTGTGGGTCTTGGACATTTTCTAGCAACTA gtAGAGTTAGAAGATCTTGTGACTTTGCAGTTGGTGGCTTTATTTGCACAATGTTAGGATACTG GTTTTACTGCAGGTACAATTTGGCCCAACAGAGGATCCGGCAAAGAATGCTTAAAGAAGGAAtgagaaacagaattttatttgaaGGCAGTTCTCTTGATCCAGAAAGAAAACTGACTGGCAATGAAAGAAGCGATTCATAG